In Rhodamnia argentea isolate NSW1041297 chromosome 4, ASM2092103v1, whole genome shotgun sequence, the following proteins share a genomic window:
- the LOC115751275 gene encoding pentatricopeptide repeat-containing protein At2g34400 isoform X4, translating into MLRAQVLTRLVPRQLSLLKSQPIPVHSPEEVHCESLLSILRRCTSARTVQQIHSQMVTSSIDKPNFLLAKLVDLKDMSYASLVFSRIPQPNDYAFNVMIRGLTTTRHDYSSTLHFYYRMKSVGLKPNNFTYPFLFIACANLFELDHGRAAHSSVFKTGLDSDSHTSHSLIMMYAKCRELENARKVFDEIADRDLVSWNSMISGYAKMGFAANAVELFGKMGEEGFMPDEMTVVSTLTACRDLGDLRLGKWIEGYVLDNGMKLNSYVGSALIDMYGKCGDLTSARRIFDKMVKRDVVTWNAMITGYAQNGMADEAITLFSTMREAGIDPDKITLLGVLSSCASIGALDLGKWVDTYVSHSGLRRDVYVGTALIDMYAKCGSLDNALEVFEDMSQKNEVSWNAMISALAFHGRAKESLALFDRMLKVGGDVCPNDITFVGVLSACVHGGLVTEGRRLFALMCTLFGLVPKIEHYSCMVDLFSRAGLLYEAWSFIEKMPGKPDEVVLGSLLGACQKRRNADIGERVMRLLLKIEPSNSGNYVISSKLYADVKKWDESARMRILMRQRGITKTPGCSWLGIETQLHEFHAGDNLHHSTVEMYQVLVEEMDREGYIPKADNSEETEDQYIG; encoded by the exons ATGCTCAGAGCACAAGTCCTTACTCGCCTCGTTCCCCGCCAACTGAGCCTTTTGAAATCCCAACCAATCCCCGTCCATTCACCGGAGGAGGTTCACTGCGAATCGCTCTTGTCCATCTTGAGAAGATGTACTTCCGCGAGGACGGTTCAGCAAATCCACTCGCAGATGGTCACAAGCTCCATCGACAAGCCCAATTTCCTCCTCGCGAAGCTCGTCGACCTCAAGGACATGTCGTACGCTTCTCTCGTCTTCTCTCGAATTCCTCAACCCAATGACTACGCCTTCAATGTCATGATCCGGGGCTTAACCACCACGCGGCACGACTACTCCTCGACGCTGCACTTCTATTACCGAATGAAATCTGTGGGGCTGAAACCCAACAATTTCACGTACCCATTTCTGTTCATAGCATGTGCGAATCTTTTCGAGTTAGACCATGGTCGGGCGGCTCATTCTTCGGTGTTTAAGACTGGGTTGGATTCGGACAGTCATACTAGTCACTCGTTGATCATGATGTATGCCAAGTGCAGGGAGCTGGAAAATGCACGCAAGGTGTTTGACGAAATTGCCGACAGAGATTTGGTCTCGTGGAACTCGATGATCTCTGGGTATGCAAAAATGGGTTTTGCAGCAAATGCAGTCGAGCTGTTCGGGAAAATGGGGGAGGAAGGCTTCATGCCTGATGAAATGACTGTGGTAAGCACTCTCACGGCGTGTAGAGACTTGGGGGATCTGAGATTGGGCAAGTGGATAGAGGGATATGTTCTGGATAATGGGATGAAGTTGAACTCATATGTGGGATCTGCCTTGATCGATATGTATGGGAAATGTGGGGATTTGACATCAGCTAGGAGGATTTTTGATAAAATGGTAAAGAGGGATGTAGTGACTTGGAATGCTATGATCACAGG TTATGCCCAAAATGGGATGGCTGATGAAGCGATCACACTATTTAGTACGATGAGAGAGGCTGGGATTGATCCGGACAAAATTACATTGCTTGGCGTGTTGTCTTCTTGTGCCTCGATAGGGGCCCTAGACCTGGGGAAGTGGGTGGACACCTATGTGTCTCATAGTGGCTTAAGGCGTGATGTTTATGTTGGTACTGCTTTAATTGATATGTATGCTAAGTGTGGAAGTTTAGACAATGCTCTTGAAGTTTTTGAAGACATGTCTCAGAAAAATGAGGTATCTTGGAATGCTATGATTTCTGCCCTGGCTTTTCATGGTCGAGCAAAGGAGTCATTAGCACTATTTGATCGCATGTTGAAAGTGGGTGGGGATGTCTGCCCAAATGACATCACATTTGTCGGAGTACTCTCTGCATGTGTGCATGGTGGTCTGGTTACTGAGGGGCGTAGATTATTTGCTCTGATGTGCACATTATTTGGATTGGTCCCAAAAATTGAGCATTATTCTTGTATGGTTGACCTATTTTCTCGTGCTGGACTTTTATATGAGGCGTGGAGCTTCATTGAGAAGATGCCTGGGAAGCCAGATGAAGTTGTTCTGGGGTCATTACTTGGTGCCTGTCAGAAGCGGCGAAATGCTGATATTGGTGAGCGGGTGATGCGGCTGCTTCTGAAAATAGAACCTTCGAATTCTGGGAACTATGTTATATCATCAAAACTCTATGCAGATGTGAAGAAGTGGGATGAATCAGCAAGGATGAGAATATTGATGAGGCAAAGGGGTATAACTAAGACACCTGGTTGCAGTTGGTTGGGGATTGAGACTCAGCTGCATGAATTTCATGCTGGTGATAATTTGCATCATAGCACAGTGGAGATGTATCAAGTATTGGTGGAGGAGATGGATAGGGAAGGTTACATCCCGAAAGCTGACAATTCCGAAGAAACTGAGGATCAGTATATTGGGTAA
- the LOC115751275 gene encoding pentatricopeptide repeat-containing protein At2g34400 isoform X1, with protein sequence MLRAQVLTRLVPRQLSLLKSQPIPVHSPEEVHCESLLSILRRCTSARTVQQIHSQMVTSSIDKPNFLLAKLVDLKDMSYASLVFSRIPQPNDYAFNVMIRGLTTTRHDYSSTLHFYYRMKSVGLKPNNFTYPFLFIACANLFELDHGRAAHSSVFKTGLDSDSHTSHSLIMMYAKCRELENARKVFDEIADRDLVSWNSMISGYAKMGFAANAVELFGKMGEEGFMPDEMTVVSTLTACRDLGDLRLGKWIEGYVLDNGMKLNSYVGSALIDMYGKCGDLTSARRIFDKMVKRDVVTWNAMITGYAQNGMADEAITLFSTMREAGIDPDKITLLGVLSSCASIGALDLGKWVDTYVSHSGLRRDVYVGTALIDMYAKCGSLDNALEVFEDMSQKNEVSWNAMISALAFHGRAKESLALFDRMLKVGGDVCPNDITFVGVLSACVHGGLVTEGRRLFALMCTLFGLVPKIEHYSCMVDLFSRAGLLYEAWSFIEKMPGKPDEVVLGSLLGACQKRRNADIGERVMRLLLKIEPSNSGNYVISSKLYADVKKWDESARMRILMRQRGITKTPGCSWLGIETQLHEFHAGDNLHHSTVEMYQVLVEEMDREGYIPKADNSEETEDQYIGFNSNFVRESD encoded by the exons ATGCTCAGAGCACAAGTCCTTACTCGCCTCGTTCCCCGCCAACTGAGCCTTTTGAAATCCCAACCAATCCCCGTCCATTCACCGGAGGAGGTTCACTGCGAATCGCTCTTGTCCATCTTGAGAAGATGTACTTCCGCGAGGACGGTTCAGCAAATCCACTCGCAGATGGTCACAAGCTCCATCGACAAGCCCAATTTCCTCCTCGCGAAGCTCGTCGACCTCAAGGACATGTCGTACGCTTCTCTCGTCTTCTCTCGAATTCCTCAACCCAATGACTACGCCTTCAATGTCATGATCCGGGGCTTAACCACCACGCGGCACGACTACTCCTCGACGCTGCACTTCTATTACCGAATGAAATCTGTGGGGCTGAAACCCAACAATTTCACGTACCCATTTCTGTTCATAGCATGTGCGAATCTTTTCGAGTTAGACCATGGTCGGGCGGCTCATTCTTCGGTGTTTAAGACTGGGTTGGATTCGGACAGTCATACTAGTCACTCGTTGATCATGATGTATGCCAAGTGCAGGGAGCTGGAAAATGCACGCAAGGTGTTTGACGAAATTGCCGACAGAGATTTGGTCTCGTGGAACTCGATGATCTCTGGGTATGCAAAAATGGGTTTTGCAGCAAATGCAGTCGAGCTGTTCGGGAAAATGGGGGAGGAAGGCTTCATGCCTGATGAAATGACTGTGGTAAGCACTCTCACGGCGTGTAGAGACTTGGGGGATCTGAGATTGGGCAAGTGGATAGAGGGATATGTTCTGGATAATGGGATGAAGTTGAACTCATATGTGGGATCTGCCTTGATCGATATGTATGGGAAATGTGGGGATTTGACATCAGCTAGGAGGATTTTTGATAAAATGGTAAAGAGGGATGTAGTGACTTGGAATGCTATGATCACAGG TTATGCCCAAAATGGGATGGCTGATGAAGCGATCACACTATTTAGTACGATGAGAGAGGCTGGGATTGATCCGGACAAAATTACATTGCTTGGCGTGTTGTCTTCTTGTGCCTCGATAGGGGCCCTAGACCTGGGGAAGTGGGTGGACACCTATGTGTCTCATAGTGGCTTAAGGCGTGATGTTTATGTTGGTACTGCTTTAATTGATATGTATGCTAAGTGTGGAAGTTTAGACAATGCTCTTGAAGTTTTTGAAGACATGTCTCAGAAAAATGAGGTATCTTGGAATGCTATGATTTCTGCCCTGGCTTTTCATGGTCGAGCAAAGGAGTCATTAGCACTATTTGATCGCATGTTGAAAGTGGGTGGGGATGTCTGCCCAAATGACATCACATTTGTCGGAGTACTCTCTGCATGTGTGCATGGTGGTCTGGTTACTGAGGGGCGTAGATTATTTGCTCTGATGTGCACATTATTTGGATTGGTCCCAAAAATTGAGCATTATTCTTGTATGGTTGACCTATTTTCTCGTGCTGGACTTTTATATGAGGCGTGGAGCTTCATTGAGAAGATGCCTGGGAAGCCAGATGAAGTTGTTCTGGGGTCATTACTTGGTGCCTGTCAGAAGCGGCGAAATGCTGATATTGGTGAGCGGGTGATGCGGCTGCTTCTGAAAATAGAACCTTCGAATTCTGGGAACTATGTTATATCATCAAAACTCTATGCAGATGTGAAGAAGTGGGATGAATCAGCAAGGATGAGAATATTGATGAGGCAAAGGGGTATAACTAAGACACCTGGTTGCAGTTGGTTGGGGATTGAGACTCAGCTGCATGAATTTCATGCTGGTGATAATTTGCATCATAGCACAGTGGAGATGTATCAAGTATTGGTGGAGGAGATGGATAGGGAAGGTTACATCCCGAAAGCTGACAATTCCGAAGAAACTGAGGATCAGTATATTGG TTTTAATAGCAACTTCGTACGGGAGAGTGATTAA
- the LOC115751275 gene encoding pentatricopeptide repeat-containing protein At2g34400 isoform X2 — protein MLRAQVLTRLVPRQLSLLKSQPIPVHSPEEVHCESLLSILRRCTSARTVQQIHSQMVTSSIDKPNFLLAKLVDLKDMSYASLVFSRIPQPNDYAFNVMIRGLTTTRHDYSSTLHFYYRMKSVGLKPNNFTYPFLFIACANLFELDHGRAAHSSVFKTGLDSDSHTSHSLIMMYAKCRELENARKVFDEIADRDLVSWNSMISGYAKMGFAANAVELFGKMGEEGFMPDEMTVVSTLTACRDLGDLRLGKWIEGYVLDNGMKLNSYVGSALIDMYGKCGDLTSARRIFDKMVKRDVVTWNAMITGYAQNGMADEAITLFSTMREAGIDPDKITLLGVLSSCASIGALDLGKWVDTYVSHSGLRRDVYVGTALIDMYAKCGSLDNALEVFEDMSQKNEVSWNAMISALAFHGRAKESLALFDRMLKVGGDVCPNDITFVGVLSACVHGGLVTEGRRLFALMCTLFGLVPKIEHYSCMVDLFSRAGLLYEAWSFIEKMPGKPDEVVLGSLLGACQKRRNADIGERVMRLLLKIEPSNSGNYVISSKLYADVKKWDESARMRILMRQRGITKTPGCSWLGIETQLHEFHAGDNLHHSTVEMYQVLVEEMDREGYIPKADNSEETEDQYIGVWMDSLD, from the exons ATGCTCAGAGCACAAGTCCTTACTCGCCTCGTTCCCCGCCAACTGAGCCTTTTGAAATCCCAACCAATCCCCGTCCATTCACCGGAGGAGGTTCACTGCGAATCGCTCTTGTCCATCTTGAGAAGATGTACTTCCGCGAGGACGGTTCAGCAAATCCACTCGCAGATGGTCACAAGCTCCATCGACAAGCCCAATTTCCTCCTCGCGAAGCTCGTCGACCTCAAGGACATGTCGTACGCTTCTCTCGTCTTCTCTCGAATTCCTCAACCCAATGACTACGCCTTCAATGTCATGATCCGGGGCTTAACCACCACGCGGCACGACTACTCCTCGACGCTGCACTTCTATTACCGAATGAAATCTGTGGGGCTGAAACCCAACAATTTCACGTACCCATTTCTGTTCATAGCATGTGCGAATCTTTTCGAGTTAGACCATGGTCGGGCGGCTCATTCTTCGGTGTTTAAGACTGGGTTGGATTCGGACAGTCATACTAGTCACTCGTTGATCATGATGTATGCCAAGTGCAGGGAGCTGGAAAATGCACGCAAGGTGTTTGACGAAATTGCCGACAGAGATTTGGTCTCGTGGAACTCGATGATCTCTGGGTATGCAAAAATGGGTTTTGCAGCAAATGCAGTCGAGCTGTTCGGGAAAATGGGGGAGGAAGGCTTCATGCCTGATGAAATGACTGTGGTAAGCACTCTCACGGCGTGTAGAGACTTGGGGGATCTGAGATTGGGCAAGTGGATAGAGGGATATGTTCTGGATAATGGGATGAAGTTGAACTCATATGTGGGATCTGCCTTGATCGATATGTATGGGAAATGTGGGGATTTGACATCAGCTAGGAGGATTTTTGATAAAATGGTAAAGAGGGATGTAGTGACTTGGAATGCTATGATCACAGG TTATGCCCAAAATGGGATGGCTGATGAAGCGATCACACTATTTAGTACGATGAGAGAGGCTGGGATTGATCCGGACAAAATTACATTGCTTGGCGTGTTGTCTTCTTGTGCCTCGATAGGGGCCCTAGACCTGGGGAAGTGGGTGGACACCTATGTGTCTCATAGTGGCTTAAGGCGTGATGTTTATGTTGGTACTGCTTTAATTGATATGTATGCTAAGTGTGGAAGTTTAGACAATGCTCTTGAAGTTTTTGAAGACATGTCTCAGAAAAATGAGGTATCTTGGAATGCTATGATTTCTGCCCTGGCTTTTCATGGTCGAGCAAAGGAGTCATTAGCACTATTTGATCGCATGTTGAAAGTGGGTGGGGATGTCTGCCCAAATGACATCACATTTGTCGGAGTACTCTCTGCATGTGTGCATGGTGGTCTGGTTACTGAGGGGCGTAGATTATTTGCTCTGATGTGCACATTATTTGGATTGGTCCCAAAAATTGAGCATTATTCTTGTATGGTTGACCTATTTTCTCGTGCTGGACTTTTATATGAGGCGTGGAGCTTCATTGAGAAGATGCCTGGGAAGCCAGATGAAGTTGTTCTGGGGTCATTACTTGGTGCCTGTCAGAAGCGGCGAAATGCTGATATTGGTGAGCGGGTGATGCGGCTGCTTCTGAAAATAGAACCTTCGAATTCTGGGAACTATGTTATATCATCAAAACTCTATGCAGATGTGAAGAAGTGGGATGAATCAGCAAGGATGAGAATATTGATGAGGCAAAGGGGTATAACTAAGACACCTGGTTGCAGTTGGTTGGGGATTGAGACTCAGCTGCATGAATTTCATGCTGGTGATAATTTGCATCATAGCACAGTGGAGATGTATCAAGTATTGGTGGAGGAGATGGATAGGGAAGGTTACATCCCGAAAGCTGACAATTCCGAAGAAACTGAGGATCAGTATATTGG CGTGTGGATGGATTCTCTGGACTGA
- the LOC115751275 gene encoding pentatricopeptide repeat-containing protein At2g34400 isoform X3 has product MLRAQVLTRLVPRQLSLLKSQPIPVHSPEEVHCESLLSILRRCTSARTVQQIHSQMVTSSIDKPNFLLAKLVDLKDMSYASLVFSRIPQPNDYAFNVMIRGLTTTRHDYSSTLHFYYRMKSVGLKPNNFTYPFLFIACANLFELDHGRAAHSSVFKTGLDSDSHTSHSLIMMYAKCRELENARKVFDEIADRDLVSWNSMISGYAKMGFAANAVELFGKMGEEGFMPDEMTVVSTLTACRDLGDLRLGKWIEGYVLDNGMKLNSYVGSALIDMYGKCGDLTSARRIFDKMVKRDVVTWNAMITGYAQNGMADEAITLFSTMREAGIDPDKITLLGVLSSCASIGALDLGKWVDTYVSHSGLRRDVYVGTALIDMYAKCGSLDNALEVFEDMSQKNEVSWNAMISALAFHGRAKESLALFDRMLKVGGDVCPNDITFVGVLSACVHGGLVTEGRRLFALMCTLFGLVPKIEHYSCMVDLFSRAGLLYEAWSFIEKMPGKPDEVVLGSLLGACQKRRNADIGERVMRLLLKIEPSNSGNYVISSKLYADVKKWDESARMRILMRQRGITKTPGCSWLGIETQLHEFHAGDNLHHSTVEMYQVLVEEMDREGYIPKADNSEETEDQYIGSLE; this is encoded by the exons ATGCTCAGAGCACAAGTCCTTACTCGCCTCGTTCCCCGCCAACTGAGCCTTTTGAAATCCCAACCAATCCCCGTCCATTCACCGGAGGAGGTTCACTGCGAATCGCTCTTGTCCATCTTGAGAAGATGTACTTCCGCGAGGACGGTTCAGCAAATCCACTCGCAGATGGTCACAAGCTCCATCGACAAGCCCAATTTCCTCCTCGCGAAGCTCGTCGACCTCAAGGACATGTCGTACGCTTCTCTCGTCTTCTCTCGAATTCCTCAACCCAATGACTACGCCTTCAATGTCATGATCCGGGGCTTAACCACCACGCGGCACGACTACTCCTCGACGCTGCACTTCTATTACCGAATGAAATCTGTGGGGCTGAAACCCAACAATTTCACGTACCCATTTCTGTTCATAGCATGTGCGAATCTTTTCGAGTTAGACCATGGTCGGGCGGCTCATTCTTCGGTGTTTAAGACTGGGTTGGATTCGGACAGTCATACTAGTCACTCGTTGATCATGATGTATGCCAAGTGCAGGGAGCTGGAAAATGCACGCAAGGTGTTTGACGAAATTGCCGACAGAGATTTGGTCTCGTGGAACTCGATGATCTCTGGGTATGCAAAAATGGGTTTTGCAGCAAATGCAGTCGAGCTGTTCGGGAAAATGGGGGAGGAAGGCTTCATGCCTGATGAAATGACTGTGGTAAGCACTCTCACGGCGTGTAGAGACTTGGGGGATCTGAGATTGGGCAAGTGGATAGAGGGATATGTTCTGGATAATGGGATGAAGTTGAACTCATATGTGGGATCTGCCTTGATCGATATGTATGGGAAATGTGGGGATTTGACATCAGCTAGGAGGATTTTTGATAAAATGGTAAAGAGGGATGTAGTGACTTGGAATGCTATGATCACAGG TTATGCCCAAAATGGGATGGCTGATGAAGCGATCACACTATTTAGTACGATGAGAGAGGCTGGGATTGATCCGGACAAAATTACATTGCTTGGCGTGTTGTCTTCTTGTGCCTCGATAGGGGCCCTAGACCTGGGGAAGTGGGTGGACACCTATGTGTCTCATAGTGGCTTAAGGCGTGATGTTTATGTTGGTACTGCTTTAATTGATATGTATGCTAAGTGTGGAAGTTTAGACAATGCTCTTGAAGTTTTTGAAGACATGTCTCAGAAAAATGAGGTATCTTGGAATGCTATGATTTCTGCCCTGGCTTTTCATGGTCGAGCAAAGGAGTCATTAGCACTATTTGATCGCATGTTGAAAGTGGGTGGGGATGTCTGCCCAAATGACATCACATTTGTCGGAGTACTCTCTGCATGTGTGCATGGTGGTCTGGTTACTGAGGGGCGTAGATTATTTGCTCTGATGTGCACATTATTTGGATTGGTCCCAAAAATTGAGCATTATTCTTGTATGGTTGACCTATTTTCTCGTGCTGGACTTTTATATGAGGCGTGGAGCTTCATTGAGAAGATGCCTGGGAAGCCAGATGAAGTTGTTCTGGGGTCATTACTTGGTGCCTGTCAGAAGCGGCGAAATGCTGATATTGGTGAGCGGGTGATGCGGCTGCTTCTGAAAATAGAACCTTCGAATTCTGGGAACTATGTTATATCATCAAAACTCTATGCAGATGTGAAGAAGTGGGATGAATCAGCAAGGATGAGAATATTGATGAGGCAAAGGGGTATAACTAAGACACCTGGTTGCAGTTGGTTGGGGATTGAGACTCAGCTGCATGAATTTCATGCTGGTGATAATTTGCATCATAGCACAGTGGAGATGTATCAAGTATTGGTGGAGGAGATGGATAGGGAAGGTTACATCCCGAAAGCTGACAATTCCGAAGAAACTGAGGATCAGTATATTGG GAGCTTAGAATGA